In Dermacentor variabilis isolate Ectoservices chromosome 1, ASM5094787v1, whole genome shotgun sequence, the genomic stretch gtgcagtgggagggcccagcgcgaattgttcagaaactgtcggacgttaactacgtggtaagtctgccaggaaagcggaaagcacagcaagtttaccactgtaatctgctcaaaccttatagacaaagggaagcagtggtgtgcatgatgataaacgttcctgaagagcttccagacgagcttccgggactaggctcagtgacgaacagggaagacaccggtcaagtcattagtgaccttatcagtaaagcaccgctgtcgcctgagcagaaaaccgaactacaccagctattacaagagtttcaaggtctgttctctgagaggcctggtaggacttctgtacttactcatgatatagaacttacctccacagagccagtacgatccaaggcgtatcgggtgtcaccccgccagagcgatattatggaggctgaggtaaagaaaatgctacagctcggtgttattgaggcaggtgagagtgattatacctcccctttgattttagttgaggtaccgggcaaggaacctcgtccttgcgtcgactaccgcaggcttaattccatcactaaggatcaaatttatccgatccctaacatcgaggagcgccttgagaaagttagtagcgctcagtttatttccaccctagatcttgtcaggggttattggcaggttccacttacagaagaggctagtaggtatgcggcgttcatttcaccaatgggaacattccgtcctaaagtgttgagttttggtttgaagaacgcgccatactgtttttcaagtctcatggataaagtgttgcggggacagcaagaattcgctttaccgtatctagacgacgtagcgatattctccgcatcctggtctgagcatatggcacacttgcgggcagtgctaacccgcctgcgcgaagcgggcttgacagtcaaggctcctaagtgccagatagcacaggccgaggttgtctacctcggtcacgtgattggtcagggtcgtcgccgcccctctgaaataaaagtggccgctgtgcgagactttccgcaaccgcgcaccaagaccgatgttcggtcgttcttgggtgtcgccggctactatcagaggtacatccccaggtactctgatatcgcggctcccctgacggatgctctaagaaagacagagcctcaaacagtcgtctgggacgagacaaaggaaagagcttttagcgccctaaagagtgccctaacaagccagcctgtgctacgatcgccagactatacaaaagggttcattgttcagtgcgatgctagtgagcgaggcatgggcgttgtactgtgccaacgggaaaatggagaagtagaacaccccgtcctgtatgctagtcgtaagctgaccagtcgtgagcaggcgtatagcgccaccgagaaagagtgtgcgtgtctcgtgtgggccgttcagaaattgtcatgctagctagccggctcgaggtttatcattgagacggatcactgccctctccaatggctgcagaccatctctcccaaaaatggccgcctcctgcgctggagcctcgctttacaacaatattcctttgaggtgcgttacaaaaaggggagtctcaacggtaacgccgatggcttaagtcgaagcccctaacgtaggaatcagcctcaaaattgtttgttactgatgtttttcttcctgaggcaggattttttttaacatattgcttttgtttagtgtttcaaagtgatgatatgctttctagtgcaatttttcaatttgtggacgcgttctgagtgatgctagactactgtaaggaactaggcagtggtataaaaaggggaaagagcctggcagggcttagtgagggttgtgccgtgcttgctgactgagcggttgagttttcagcgtagttctaacgcttgccgggaacgagaacaaaaatgtgaactctcccgaagtcactttgcagtgtcccgtgcgaacctgaacgagagaacgaggccttctctgtgcgctgcgctcaagaaacgtcaagggacgcccgacttcggttatgagcatcatcgagcgacatccctccggacagcggatgcagtcccctgtccatcgggatctccttcccccggcggggcggtctgttgcgtttcgcctgcgacacgtggttttgccggcgcgactgcggcggggcggcagacattttggcccgatcgtcgtcgccgcaacactcatcgccaggtgtttccaggcgcgtctgcggcgatgcgaccgcctagggatcctcctcgcattccagtcattgtgcccgaaacaggcgaggccaaagcagggatctcgttccagttattgggcccgaaacaggcgatgccaaagcagggatctcgttccagtcattgtgcccgaaacaggcgatgccaaagcagggatctcattccagttattgggcccgaaacaggcgatgccaaagcagggatctcgttccagtcattatgcccgaaacaggcgatgccaaagcagggaccatcttctcgttacagtcattgtgtccgaccggcagcgccacgacaggatgctacgagatcgtgcgcagcgccacgacggggtgctacgagatcgtgcgcagcgccacgacagggtgctacgagatcgtgcgcagcgccacgacagtgtgcgtcaccattagcccattgtacattcacgtgctcgtcttttgaggggttccttcttgccctcaactgcgagagtataaaaacagctgcccccggacgccaaaaggagggctccgatttcttctgttgagtgaagtgctctcccgtctctctactacggtcaaacctgaccgccaactctttgcgatgttaaaataaacaagttgtttcgttgttaccagtcgactcatgctttgccgggaccttcggatgcttccagttgtaccccaggccgccaggccaacgctacccttggggcttgcgacccaggtacaaccacgggcgtcagcgccgagttcccaacagatcgtaccagcggtcagatccCAAACAATGCCTTGGGTTAGTACACTGGGCACAGTGCATTCCTCACATATTTAGTGCAAGTTAAATTTCGTGTTCCTTACAATCGCACTGGCGTACTCTTCGAGGCTGCATTTATCTCATAAAATTATGTCTCACCAATctcaccaataaaaaaaaaattcaggtcaCAATAACTACTCCGAGGCTAATTTCGaagagcatttatttttttgcgaATGGACTACCAGACACAAATGCTTAATCACGCCTAGCTACAAATCTCTGAACAACTCTTTCACTAATTATAGTAGGATACAAATTaaagaacagcagttggcaaccaaggcacacggaccgcgctgGGTTGTTACaccgccagccaatcacacaaGGAAACAAAATCGTTGTCATGCGACTATTTCAAAAGGGCATCGTACTTAatactttttttctgttgttcttgaagagtcttttcgtCGACgaaagcgatgaggtgtgcaacagccATGGACAAAGTGTATAGAGTCTGAGCATTTCAGTCTTCAAAAGTCCGTGGTACAGTTCATCTCACTGCTGACACTGTTTTAGTCGTGAAACTTCAAtgccaaatgaaatgaaacttgacaataaatagttgcagcgaagctagcattttatttcagttcaataaagaattaggcgtCCACCGTTCccctataatagacgagtgaaaacgtataaaattacgggcttataattttatttttatggcTACTGCCTTATTttggtaacagggaaagtttgaagtacgaactatttgcagcctcgcagaggaacagtagctggcggttatatgggcatcggcggggcttcactgcacacttaagttgtatccgactacagtACTTGCATCCCTAGAAGCTAGAGAGTTCCGTATATTTAAGTCTCGGAAATGTTGGAACACTGGCGGCGAAtggcctgaagaaaaaaaaaatgcgcataaGAAATTATGTCCTGTCAAACCAAATAATGTCAGATTCTTATGCATGAATTTGAAAATGTGACCTGATTTTTCAAACGCACGCTGTAGGCGCCCATATTTCAGTCTGTGGCCTTccgaatgaaaaacaaaaacaaataccaCTTAACAGCTACTTAAAGTTACGTCAGCATCCGCCGTGCAGTAAGAAGCCAGCAACACGAAAGACAATCGCGTAACTGGCGGGCTTTATTCGCGACTTGAGATGGCATACTTGCACTTGGCCCCCTTAATGCTGGTAAAATGTACATGTTGCATGGTGTCGGTTTATTGAGAAGCGAGGTTAGCAAAGTTGAAGCGCGTGCATTGCTTCTTTTATTTACTCTTCGCGCAAGTCCAGAATGCGTCTCGCGTAGTAGCATTGACCGAAGTGCTTTCGGTGCACTCAATAAAGGCGGAtatactacccgccgtggttgctttgtggctatggtgttggactgttATGCATGAGGACGCgagatcgtatcccggccacggcggtcgcatttcgatgggggcgaaatgcgaaaacacgcgtgtacttagattcaggtgcacggtAAATAACCCCTGGtgttccaaattattccggagtcccccactacggcgtgcctcgtaataagatcgtggttttggcacggcgCTACCACGGAGAGCAAGCCGCTGAACTACTGCTTGATAACTATTTCTAGAGTGCTTCCCCTATAGTTTATCTTGGAGGCTTTTTTCAAAAATATTCGTCAGCACGACCTAACGGAACTTTTCCATACTTGTATCAGTGTCATTAGGTGATGAATTCCATAATAACACTTCAAACGACTGAAACAACAAGCGCTCGCATCGATTCTTCGGCAGCGTCCGGCAGCCGCTGGCAGGAAAAgtgtgccgtgcgcagcgcgctaACCCATGGGAGAGTAAAATCCGAGaattgaggaggaaagcgcgTTCGCGGAGGTGACGGCCGCTACTCTCTAGAATAGAGTGGTTTTAGTTAAAGCAACCTCTCCCAAACCGCAAGCGCTCCCTCCTCACCTTCGGGCTGAGCTAAAGACGCGGTGTGCGGCAAGGCTTCGGCGCCGCGTTGTATGAATTTTAGAGGTCAAAATATAAACTACCATGCACGGAAGGATAGAGTTCTACTTCCGGCAAGATCGCCTTGCGTGTCGGAGCAGTTCTTGTCGGTGCGTCGCATCCCGTATTTTCATAATAAACTTTCTATTTGTTCAATGTCTGCTTATACCACATCACTGACGAGGCAAAAGACAAAGCGACCGTTGCTTTTTTCTTCAGAAAGAACCCTAACCTTTGTATTTCAACCAGTGGCGCGCAGACCGAGCCGAGGGCAGCGAGTGGTGTAGAAAAAACTGTTCTCAATTCCGTTGACACAGTCGGCGTGCTCTGACAAGGATATGACAAAGACAGCACGGTCTAAGCGCGTCCTTTTACTTGGGACATTACATGCGAtacttacatttttttcttggcACATGTATCTCGCTACACTAATGAGTATCAATTACAACCGCCTCATTTAATATAAAGCAGCCCTCGCGAAACCTTGAGAGCCTTGTCGTTCGCTTGCGCTTCGGCGTCTTTTTATATACAGAAAATTTTCTTACACCGGGGGTTTATAACCCGatgtttgaaagcaaagcttctTTTGCTTGCCTTCCCTGGTTTGGTGGCTCCTGCTTTCTGCAGCTGGGTAGGTCGGTATCTCGGCGGATATATTCGCCGATGCATCTATATACGAAGTTTGTATATGAACCAAATGCTAGCCAAGCGAGCGGGCTATTACAAACCTTGTATGCTGACCAACAAAGTAGTGCACGTAAGCGCAGAACTTTGTTCTGCGTAATAAGAAATAACAACTTCCTACATAAAATTTGAACATATAATGCCAGCTCTTAAGTATCACTCAAGCACACCGACCTGTTGATGGAATAGAATATTATATTCAACgaattcttttatttctttgattttctttGACTTGGCTAGCATGGCACATGAGGTACACAATCCTAAAACGCAGGCAGCACTTGTGTTGTACTTCTCTGTACATACTCACGTCGTCACAATTCTTCTCTTGACAAGCATCGTAGATCGCCTTCGATCGTCCTGGTGGCATCGCTTCGTACTCGTCTCACACGGTGCATCTGCCTGATTTGGGGTTTTAATTTTGGCATGGCTGTGaccagtgtagtgcataaacatgaTAAGTAGACCTAGATTCACTTAACTCCGGTTATTCTGATTTTTCGGCTAAATTGATCACGGCCGAATGAGCCGGCCAGCGCCCATGCTTTTCTATGGGCCTCGACTTTCATTATTTCTATCCTAAAATTGTCCTTCGCCGGATAATTCGAGCTTCATCAGTCAGCATCCACGCACCTGAACCTTATGCTGACCCTAATAGCGACTCCTTTACTGGCAGCGTCTGTCagcggagcttaggggacagcGAATGCATTGAACAAGCTAACCTCCCGTCGCAAACACCTATTTCTGGCCTGCACTTGGAGAACCTTTAATGTCTAATTGTGCTATCTACCCGATTCTAACacgaggcatttttttttcatgaaaattgGGCCCGGAAATTGCCTGCCTTGGTGCCCAATCGTACATGAAACCAAAACAACATCCGTGGTGTTAGTATGCTTTGGCGCATAACACAGGTGTACTGGGGCGAAGCTGGTATAAAGACAAGGTGGCCACCGGTGTGCGACACCTATTAGACTCTTGCACATTTTTCTTGTTGATAAATCGGGTGTGCATTAGATTCCTACTTCGTTTGGGAATTTTAATGTCATTCCTATGTTAGCTTTCCAACTTGtacacatagaaagtgggcgcGCCTTTGATTCGAGGGTGTGTTAGAATAGGGCGAACACTGCCgaatgaatcagtggtgtgttctggcgttttctttttttttattgcgtcttgtttaatttgacccgccGTGTAACAAAATCAATTTCTTCGGCCCCGTCAGGGTCAAATTACCGGCAGACAACTGTAATTTCATGATACTAATCTTCATTGGCGCCCTTGCGGTGGAAGCATTGCATGAGGTTGCAAGCTGCATCGAACAACAGTCGAACACATAGAACACAATGCCACGCATCGCCATTACTtatatagcatttcatacacagCGCTGCAGTGAAACTTTGCTTAACATGGATTAAAACTTGTGCATTTCATAACTTTTGTCTAGATTGTGCATGAGCTTTATGCTGTTCAGGCGAAGCTTGTATTGCGccactcgtgtcggcgtcggtgttgccgtacgaaaaaaaaaaaccaagccgcgcgaaaataaaaattgcttgtctGACCACTGATTCGAACCACCGCCATCCGGGTAgcgagaccaccacgctaaccgattcagccactgccggtttatcttttcttctttcatggtatttattacagtagcctTCAACCCGAGATTcgccagttgtgcatagtcagatAATAGAGGGCACAATGAcaatcacacacaaaaaaggcaaCGTTCATAGTGTGGATGGAAAGGTTGGTTTCACTTTAGGACGGTTCATCATACGCGACTTTTAAAGCGGGTTTTTATATGCatgaagtagacgcagcgcaaggcgtgagccaatcacaggcgtcccctccctccGGAGGAGAAAAAGGGTGTGATagcgtgttcgctcgcctcggcgcccgccgtttcccgcctgttcaggcccggcagtccgatgtaaagcccctccatacacgtttccgccgaccaggttttGGCACGAGCGAccacgtacagtggaatgtagtgcctaggcgcttggagaccactgccgtttttcgtgcatttggaaaacagcgaccgcgaactactacttcaacGGAATACACAGTTTGTCCCCTTTGCATTATTCTTATGGTGATTGCGACAGGTCTGCTAAGCACGCACGGGCCTCTCACCATCGTCCAACAGCAGTCACCGCGGAAATTCCAGAAGCGTATCCCCGCAGGCTGGCTGTACCCGGTTTGGAGGAAAACCGGATGTGACGTAAGCCAGTGGcgtactccctgcccccagataggtacttgtacgcctagggaaggacgctgctaggtgctgctgctaaatccctgtggtgtgtgccggccacatgccatgcacatgcggccactgccggctcacgtaggttcgttcgcgtggtcttgttacgcctcgctggattgtgttcagtcatgccgtccttgcgcggcgtcattgtcggtgagtcaggttaaattcttaaataggtcgcgcctgcacattcagttttgtgggctacaatgcagtgcggctggcgtgagctgtctccacgatgcgcttcgagcgtgtcgatttcgccgttctttatgttggcggaaaGGACCTTGAAAACAACatggatccacaagaaatatgcgacaacatcaaggtaagtctactgaaatcacaaaatttgaaacaataagcgctaatagttgtgttgtcttttaaattttaggccttgatcaacgagatggcccccgtcgtgctggttttcaaggaGCTCCCTCGTTGCGTAGAACATGctgatgcggaacagaaaatgcaaaatcgtcgcttgcccaaccgcaaattgacggctacgctgaagcgcatgccgtgtctgcggaatttgaaccccgaggtatggacccccctttttccagcggcatgccgttacataccgtcaggaacacgcttggcttatttctgactcggtaaaaaatgtttcactttttctcgctgctcgctgcggaagaaatgcggaccgtttgtcgtagttgtgtctccattacagggtggcattactgcggtgaacaaagcaagtgttgccgtacatactgtgcgcatttcaccctttgttgggcggtcggaaaatattggtcccacttttcagggcaacttcgctactctgtagcggtgaagtgtaatttctaccattgaacattcctgtgtagatatgtttctgaatcacgttaagcacattttttcgtccatttctttgtcaaacaacgcgatagagcgattgcgcagttttacttcccgttctacaatgtttattttattctattctatcgccttccttcaaaccaccacagcggcaaatggactctttttatcgaaattccgtgttttcatataagctgaattttggtgcggttaggtgtctaaatttctcgtgcccacagctaccaaaacaggtgatcaaattattagcatcgcgaacaaatcgcattcctacatatgcgagctgctacatacgagccctcaagaattctcaagaagcatctttttttctaagaacccttgtgatatcggaaagccctgattgaggattctcacacaaagcatgctcagtaagtataatgaaaacgtgcacaaacaaCGTATACTTTACTGGGTACTCTGGCTGCTTGtaatcacattacaggtgaccacgagtaggtagaaacgggccttgaggctgtatagtgggatgTAATATTCCTACTTTTCGCTTGTACAGAATCGtagtcagctttgagattttGCGTTATGTCAAAAATacctcataaaaagaaaaagcacttgtaatgtctcggacacaaagcggcctgttctctgcttgcgtctatgaaagggttaagatgcacacactattcaaaggtcgcattaaggaagaaatgagcggcaccgtactgccttcatttcttcaaacccttcaacaaagcttgaacaagaaatgcacgcgagggtgtcactatagacagctgcggcaacactgacgcatgcgcgagaatataaaatgaggtgcagctgtgcggtgcacgctgccgtgaagttcgaattaGTTTCCCCCTTGCAAAActaccggaaaggatatattgcatccatcggtgttaatatattttcttgttttcagccaacatacacatccccgttcaatcaaatagatcactgtagatggtggccacaagcatattgcaagaactgtgaattggaagctgttagctgcctgtggcacaaagtcatgcaagggtacatgtagtctttgtgtgcacattgacttcatgttttactaatttgactggctcctattgcactctggctgaatagcaataacacacaggccactttacATTCGAATTACTTGAAAGtctgcgaaagctgaaggtacattcataaaagttcataagtccatggcattagtgaaaacaaatctaaaccttttctggtacagCTGTGCGTTATCATAAGTGgctcaatgcattgcagtgattgaacaggcacatattggctgtaccacttggatttcagcctgcatgcgttggctggacaaaaaattctaccatattttacctccaaacttttgctcatgagtggaaagcgctgtttctgttgtaaatagatgtggcttgcacacaaggtatgtgcatgctaagtgtcttggtaaagaaaagtaaaggtatgctgcacgaacagaaggtgctgcagccacataacctgacctttgatcttcattatgctcgcagattgaagggatggaataaatgcgtgtcttttaaatgcttgatttcagccagttaaatttgcaaacacggggattcaaaccactggtgtccatctgctgttgggctgaactctcaatttagtgagaatactaaccactgcgttcattggtgctgacagatatcaggtcagttgtagcttggcattactgtattacgtcaccaaaatgctagagaaccacttgagatccttcgatgtcagcatcctcataatcagtgggcaccccataagaaaaataggtcaattttggatggtatccttgcaagtgtgAGAAGGCTAGGCCAGAGAAACTCGTGTTTCTGATTTGTGTACTATTCAGCCACGTTAAAATATGGGTAGCCTAGACGTCTAAAAgacgaggagcaagcaaattgaatgcagctaccaagcaaaaaatgtggaagtgtaagctgttgattttcttactctaaaggcacgttcacactgaagacaaagcggctaaaccgggcaaagctcttggccaggcggataaaagcaggcattaaacgaggcggcaagcccgatcgctcgcggaccacttttttttcccgcccgccagagctgtccgctttgccgcagccaatcagaacaccagacgacggtggcgtgatgacgacggtggcgtgtgcgcgataaggatggacgaccggtgccacgagacggcgacaagtgcgccacaaaaacgtttgatgctccgcctcggcggtgcgggcagccaggcaagccgtccagtatacagggtgtttcagctaatttgtgctgaggctttaaaagagaaagacggaaagaaactaggcctgcagtactcaaatgcaatcaattcagtaaactacccttttgagcaactttaatacttacagctcattcagaaacatctgctttattttatgaagatagctgctgtggttattttttcaggacaaaagaaagtgcacaagatcGAAAAAACtaccatgcaactatgcacttttgagcagtgacgaacaaatgaacaatgcggcatgcagacaggatgtaaaagatatgcagatccgacacacTGAAGATTATGTAaccagctttctttgctgcttctgttcattgatggcatttggcagtgatatgttaaatgttaccttgcatgcaccacttgtgtttgtagtacagagctcacaggcagacgtgcactccgatgctcaaggtggtgttgtgcaccatccatatcctgtgagagtagtggcactgtcattccctcgcatGGCGCATCGCATAGCGGGTGACGTAGAGAAATTCGTTTATTTaatccttaggagaaatagttgctgccacgtcctgtgcccgacagagcagcgcctgctggccacccaggcttctgtcatgcagcatggcctcccagtgttgcagtgtagggacattgaagttttgatgctggaccaccacttgcatactgtcgttttgaggccgtggtgctgtattgcagctttgcatctgcacatcctgtgtcaattgctggcatggacacacttgcagtgtttattttttcagaaatagcataaacatgccataccacaccttgaactatcattataatatttttagtttgccaccacaactgtcaccatgtctagttgtagtgtttttcttttaaagagactctatacgaaggatgctttctgatggcatctttaccttctcgtatgatcattcagcgacacaaagtgctgcagcttctgcaatgcttgtctattccttccaggcacactactctcaatgtatcatttgcgctgaaatagaataccgcccattgctcaaagcagcttcaatatagattccaatcggaagaataggcagacttgtggcagtatgactttctatagccattaaaggcaagctagcatagtggggcatctcaatgcttgtaaaagcattcaactgcatgtatctcgaaataactaagctcaagcagacactatcaaaattcgtgcttgtcacggtgagttggtgcgggaacttgaaggtgtctcttttccttcatttttgtgtgtctcatgtttttgctaaggctcttgccacagcaaagttgcacttgtggtattttagaagggtaatttactaatcacctaggtgatgtcatttccttcatttggttgcactttgtgcatcagtgcaataaataggtcaaatggcttaatacgaaatgttgccaggccattttggcacaacacttgtggatagcattttggtgtggcttgggcgagactgaaagagagaaattgacacatacaagcacaaaggccaggcactgtggcctgcacaaccactagaatagcagctagtcttatcaattcatactgagtatcacaaagtgtaacgttgcaagaactgtagcttggttgatgagacaaggcacttacagctgtagctgaaacatgtgtgatcaacatgtacaaggttacaatactctacaccctttttgtatttaagtttttaactttgcccacaatctgattacagctttccagagttccttggaaaatcctctcatgcacctaccatgtggcgtgcaagatggcagcagcagctgtgggaacagttggaagaggtgaagaaaggttcactttataataggttgtatgtaaataaaactgattgaactcaaccgattcggcttccacttttgtcaagacaattgtcagcaaagcaatgggcgatactaataaatagtgcatagaaattcttggaagccccgtcagctttcttgctgttaacgggctgtgttggtgaggtggt encodes the following:
- the LOC142583175 gene encoding uncharacterized protein LOC142583175; the encoded protein is MRFERVDFAVLYVGGKDLENNMDPQEICDNIKALINEMAPVVLVFKELPRCVEHADAEQKMQNRRLPNRKLTATLKRMPCLRNLNPELSRVPWKILSCTYHVACKMAAAAVGTVGRGEERFTL